Within Gaiella occulta, the genomic segment TCTTCGTTCTCGTGCGCGCGGTCTCGATCCCCGACGACTTCTTCTTCGCCGGACGCGGGATCGGCATCTGGATCAGCCTGGCGGCGGCGATCGGCGTCATCGTCGCGGGCCTGCTGCAGGCGTCCGAAGAGCTGTAGCGCTACGGACCCGTCGTCGCGGGCTGCTGCGGCAGCGGCTCGAGCGTGCGCACGTAGGTGGCAGTCGTGCCGCGCGGCGGGCCGTCGCCGAGTGCCCGGCCGAGCGCGACACCGACCGCGAACACGAGCAGCAGGACGGCGGCGAGCGCCAGCCGGGACGGCCAGGGGCTGCGCCGCCGCGAGCGCCGCCGCATACTCGGCTGCTCGACGCCGCTCACGGCGCGTAGTCCACGGCGCCGCGGGCGTAGAGGTGGAAGGCGGCGTCGCCGACCATCGCCAGCGATCGCGCCCAGCCGGGAGTCGCGGCCTGCTCCTCGATCGCGAGCCGCGCCCAGCGCTCCGACCCGGGGTAGGCGGCGGCGAGCTCGGCGACCGTGAACGTGCCGCCGACCCGGCGGCGCAGCTCCGCGAGCACGACCTCGAGCTGGCGCTGCAGCCGGTCGGCCGCGACGGGGTCGCGGGCTGCCGCGACGAGTCGGCGGTGGCCGTCCTCCCAGTCGCTGCGGGCGCTGTCGACGCCGACGCTCACGACGCCCGCTGCCCTTCGGCCGTACAGCAGCCGCCGTCCGGCCACCGCCGCGTGATCTCGGCGAGGACGCGCTCGCCGACGAGGTAGCCGGGGTTGGCGAGGGCGTAGGCGACGTGCGCGTGCAGGCACTTCAGCCGCGCCGGGTTGCGCGAGCCTGCGATGCCGGAGTCGAGGGAGGCGCCGCCGTCCGAGCCCTCCCTGCCGCGGGCGAGCGCGCGGCGGATCCGCCGCTGCTCGTTCGTGGCGCGCGCGAGGTCGGAGGCGAGCCGGGCGTCCGCGGCCGCCGCGGCGCTCCAGCGCTCGACGCCGCCGGCAGCCTCGATGCGCGAGACGGCGGCGACCAGGTGCCGGCAGGTGAGGTAGTACGTGGTGGGGAAGGGAGCGCCCTCGTCGTCGTAGGGCTCCTGCTCGGTGACGGCCGGGAGTCCCCACGGGCAGCGGGCGGCGACGCGCCGGAACGCGCGCGGAGCACGGCCGAGCTGGCGGGTGACGGCGTCACGGTCGTCCATCGCCGACACGCTATCGACGCGGCGCCGCCCGAAGGAAATCAGGGGTTCGCGGCGGCGTGCTGCTTGCGCCAGGCATCGATTCCCTTGACGATGAACAGCTGCTCGCCGGGCCTGACGTAGCCCATGCTGCGCGCGTCCCGCGCGAGCGCCTCGCCGCTCGTGGTGCGGGCAAGTCGCCGCTCGAGACGCGCCTTCTGGGCGCGCAGCGCCGCCACCTCGGCCTGCCGCTGCGCGAGCCGGCCGCGGGTCTCGAAGTAGGTGGCGAGCGGGCGGAAGTAGAGGAACCCCATCAGGACGAGCAGTGCGAGCGGCAGCAGCAGCCGGACGCGGCGCCGGCGGCGCGCCACGGCAGCAGCTCTGCTCGCGCTCCTGCGCGATCTCTCCCCCGTGCGGGTGCGTGCCACCGTGCCAGCTTCGCCGCGCGGGCCGTCTGCCCTCCCACGTGCCCGGCGCGAGCGGCCCCGGAGGCCGGCTCCGCCGGCCGGGAGGGGCCGCGCTCGGCGGGGTCAGGTTCCTGACGTCTCCGACGCGTCGCTGCGGCTGCGTCGGGAGGGGGAACAGTGCGAAAGCACGGGCCCCCGACCAGAGCGGCCGCAGCGGCGCGAGCGCCCCCGGAGGCCGGCTCCGCCGGCCGGGAGGGGCCGCGCTCGGCGGGGTCAGGTTCCTGACGTCTCCGACGCGTCGCTGCGGCTGCGTCGGGAGGGGGAACAGTGCGAAAGCACGGGCCCCCGACCAGAGCGGCCGCAGCGGCGCGAGCGGCCCCGGAGGCCGGCTCCGCCGGCCGGGAGGGGCCGCGCTCGGCGGCGTCAGGCGATGTCGACCTTGATGACGTTCGTAGACCCGGGGATGTTGACCGCGGTGCCGGCGGTGATGACGACGCGGTCGCCGGCCGCGACGATGCCGCTCGTGCGGGCGGCGTCGAGCGAGCGCGTCCACAGGTCCTCGACGTCGTTGGTGACGGGGATCTCGAGTGGCGTCACACCCCACTCGAGCGCCATGTGGCGAAGGGAGTGGACGTGGTGGGTGATGGCGACGATGGGGCGGCGCGGGCGCAGGCGGGCGACGGCGGACGCCGTCTTGCCCGAGAACGTCGGGACGAGGATGGCAGTGGCGGCGAGTGCCTCGGCGATGTCGCAGGCGGCGTTGGACATGGCCTGGCCGATCGTCGGCTCGTCGTCGGCGTGCGGGATCTCGTGGCGGTAGCCGAGGCTCGGCTCGACGGCGCACGCGATCTGGCTCATCACCTGCACCGCCTCGGTCGGGAACTCGCCGACGGCGGTCTCGCCCGAGAGCATGACGGCGGAGGTGCCGTCGAGGACGGCGTTCGCGACATCGGACGCTTCGGCGCGCGTCGGCTCGGGCTGGTGGATCATCGACTCGAGCATCTGCGTGGCGGTGATGACGGGCTTCCCGCGCTCGAGCGCCCGCGCGATGATGCGCTTCTGCAGCAGCGGCACCTCGGCGGCGCCGATCTCGACGCCGAGGTCGCCGCGGGCGACCATGACGGCGTGGGACTCGGCGAGGATGTCGTCGAGGGAGGCGATCGCCTCGGCCTTCTCGATCTTGGCGATCACGTACGCGGAGGAGCCGCGCGCCTCGATCAGCGTCCGCAGCGCCTTCACGTCGGACGCGGAGCGCACGAAGGAGAGGGCGACGAAGTCGACGCCGAGCTCGAGGGCGAACTCGAGGTCGTCGAGGTCCTTGCGCGTGAGCGACGGGATGGGAAGCGGCACGCCCGGCAGGTTGACTCCCTTGTGGGAGGAGACGACGCCGCCCGCCGTCACCTCGCAGCGGGCGCGGGCGCGCTCGACTCTCTGGACGCGCAGCTTCACGTGGCCGTCGTCGATGAGCACGTCGTTTCCGACCTGGAGCACGGATCCGAGCACGGCGGGGCTGACCGGCAGGTCGCCCTCGCGTGCGGCGTCCTCGCCGGCGATGACGACGGTGTCGCCACGCTCGAGCGTCACCGGCTGCTCGAGGTCGCCGACGCGCAGCTTCGGGCCCTGCAGGTCGGCGATGAGCGCGATGGGGCGGCCCGAGGCGATCTCGGCGTCGCGGACGAGCTTCGCGCTGCGCGCGTGGTCGTCGTGGGAGCCGTGCGACATGTTGAGGCGGGCGCCGTCCATGCCGGCGGCGATGAGCGCGGCGATCATCTCCGGGCTCGAGGAGGCCGGGCCGATCGTCGCCACGATCTTCGTCCTGCGAATGTGCCCGGTCACGAGCGCCACGCTAGCTGCGGGCCCGCGGGAAGGCGTCCCACCCGGGGAATGCGGCCTGCGCGCCGAGCTGATCCTCGATCCGCAGGAGCTGGTTGTACTTGGCCGTGCGGTCGGAGCGAGCCGGCGCCCCCGTCTTGATCTGGCCGCTGTTGGTCGCCACGGCGAGGTCGGCGATCGTGGCGTCCTCGGTCTCGCCGGAGCGGTGGGAGATGATCGTCGCGTACCCGTTGCGCTGGGCGAGCTCGATCGTGTCGAGCGTCTCGCTGAGCGAGCCGATCTGGTTCACCTTGACGAGGATCGCGTTGCCGACCTTCTCGGCGATGCCGCGGCGCAGGAACTCGACGTTGGTCACGAAGAGGTCGTCGCCGACGAGCTGGAGGCGGCCGCCGAGGCGGTCGGTGAGCGTCTGCCAGGTGGCCCAGTCGTTCTCGGCGAGTCCGTCCTCGATCGAGACGATGGGAAACCGGTCGGCGAGGTCGGCCCAGAGGTCGATCATGCCGTTGCCGTCGAGCGTGCCGCCCTGGCGCTCGAGCACGTAGGCGCCGTCGTGGAAGAGCTCGCTCGTCGCCGGGTCGAGCGCGATCGCGACCTTGTCGCGGTGCCCTGCGCGCTCGGCCGCATCGAGAATCGCGGCGCACGCGTCGTAGGCGGAGCCGAGATCGGGCGCGAAGCCCCCCTCGTCGCCGACGCTCGTCGAGAGGCCGCGCTCCTTCAGCAGCGCCTCGAGCGCGTGGTAGGTCTCGACTCCGATGCGGAGCGCCTCGGAGAACGTCTCGGCGCCGCCGGGGACGAGCATGAACTCCTGGAAGTCGAGCGAGTTCTGCGCGTGCGCGCCGCCGTTGACGACGTTCATCAACGGTACGGGCAGCACGTGCGCGTTGGCGCCGCCGATCCAGCGGTAGAGCGGCACCCCGGCGTCGGCGGCGGCCGCCTTGGCGGTGGCCAGGGAGGCGCCGAGGATCGCGTTGGCGCCGAGCCGCGCCTTCGTCGCAGTGCCGTCGATCTCGATCATCGCGAGGTCGACGGCCCGCTGGTCGCGCGCGTCGAGACCCGTGATGCGGTCCGCGATCTCGCCGTTGACGTGGTCGACCGCGCGCGCGACGGCCTTGCCGCCCCACGCCTCGCCGCCGTCGCGCAGCTCGACGGCCTCGTGCTCGCCCGTGGACGCGCCGGACGGGACCGCCGCGGACGCGAAGGCGCCGGAGTCGAGGCCGACCTCGACCTCGACGGTGGGATTGCCGCGCGAGTCGAGCACCTGGCGGCCGTGGACGTGGACGATCGTCGTCATCGCGGGCATTGTAAGGGCGAGGCCGAGGTCGACCCGGCCGCAGGCGGCCGGTGGGGCGCGCCGAGGTGGCGGGGAGCGCGTGCCGGTCCGTCTCGTCCTGCCGTCAGGGCAGGCGCCAGAAGGGGCCGCCGAGGCCGAGCCGGTCGAGGATCGCCTGGTTCTGCTCGCGCGTATGCGGCCGCCACTCGGGAGGGAGTCGGTCGCTCCACCAGCCGTGCGCGAGCGCGCTCAGCGTCGTCACCGGGATCGTCGCTCCGGGCTCGCGCCCGTCGAGCCAACGTGCGATGTGCTCCTCCGACCGGAAGAGGTTCATCGTGCTTCACGTGAAGACGATGTCGTCCCACCAGCGAGCGGCGGGGACGAGGACGTGGAAGAGCAGCGTCTCGTCGTGCGGACGCTGGTTGCGCACCTCCACGGTCACCGGCTCGCCGCAGTCGGGGCATGCCGTCTCGATGCGGCCGTCGACGTGGAGCGCTGCGCAGATCCCGAACGCGTCCCAGGCGCAGTTCGCAAACCACGAGCGGCCGTCCGCCTCGACGCGAAAGGCCGTCGGGACGGCCGAGAACGGATTGGCCATCAGGATCTCCGACGAGGCGGCGTCGAGGACGAGCGCGTGCTGGTCGTGCAGGCGCCGCCAGCCGGACAGGATCTCGTCGACCGAGACGCCGGCCTCCTGCGCGACGTCGGCGGCCGCCGGCGCGCGACCGCGCTCGACGAATAGACGGTAGGTCAGCGACCGCAGCTCGACGTCTCGCTCGTCCACGGCGACGACACTCTCACGGGACGCGCCCGGCGTCCAGGTCGCCGGGCGCTCGCCGGCGCGGGGCCGGACGGTGATGCCCGCTCTCCGGTCACGACGCCGTGCGGCTGACGGCGAGATGCCCGGCAGACGACGCTATCTCGACCCGACGCTGCGCTCGCCGCCGCGAATGGCCTGGCGCAGGCGTTCTTCTTCCCAGCCGCGCAGGGCATCGTCCCGCAGCTCATCGCGAAGCCCCGCCTCCAGGAGGCCAATGCGCTTCTCCGGCGACCGGCGCCCCGAGCGTCCGCTTCTTGCCGGCATGCTCGCCGCGGCCACCCGCCGGCCTCTCCAACGCCGGAAGCGCACGCGGCGCGACCGCTCGAGCCGGGAGACCGGGTACAGGCCGTCGGTGTCAGCGAAGGATCGTGTTTCGGATCTCGACGACGGTCGGCGGAGGCAGAGTTGCGGGCAGGCTCGGCTTGACGTGTGTCTCGAAGAACCGGCTCCAGTCTCCCTCCGCCTCCCAGAGCTCGGTGACGGTGACGCCGTCGGCGTCGGCGGTTGCCGCATGGGCGATGAAGCCGTCGGCGCCGCGGAGGGGGCCGGCCAGGTGGGCGGCGGTCTCGTCGTAGGCTTCGCCTGGCAAGCCGGGGATGCGGGACGTCACGATCACGGGCATGGGTCGTCCTTTCTCGGAGGGGTAGCTGTCAGGGCACAGCGGTGAGGCCGTGGCGCCGCATGACGACGGCGATATCGGTGGGATCGGGAGGGCCGCCGGCCGCGGCGTGCACGACCGCGGCGACATCCCGGAAGTAGCCCGGACCGAGGACACCGGGGCTGACGATCGCAAGCACGGTGGCGTCGCCGTCGCCGTTGTTGTCGAAGCGGTGGACAGCGCCGCGGCGGATGCAGACGACCTCGCCGGGCCCGACATCGACGGGCGCGCCCTCGATCGTCCAGGTAAGCACGCCGTGGAGGCCGTAGATCGTCTCCTCGTAGCCGTCGTGGCTGTGGGCGACCGGCACCTTCGCGCCAGCCGGAACGTCGCACTCGAAGACCGCCACGGTCCCTCCCGAGGCATCGCCCTCGACGAGGAACCTGATCGCGACCGGCCCGATCCTGATCTCTTCACGCGTTGTCGGCGACATCTGCATCCGTCCCGTTCGTCAAGGTGGTAAAGTAACTTGACGTTATATGACGGGCCAGAGATCGTCAAGTTCTTTTACCACGTCGGTCGGGGCGGCGTCGCCCGGCCCACCGCTCATCGGCGCGCTCCTACGGATTCCCTGGGAGACGGTGCGGCGGCGGATGCTCGAACGCCTCCACGAGCGCGGCTTCGACGACCTCGACGCTGCGCACCTGAACGTCCTCCAGTATCCGGGACCCCAAGGCATGCGGCCTTCCGACCTGGCCGCGCGGCTGCGCATCAGCAAGCAGGCGCTGAACTACCTGCTGAGGGACCTCGAGCGCCGCGGGTATACCGAACGGCGCCCCGATCCGGAGGACATGCGATCGAGACGAATCGTCCTGACGCGACGCGGCCACTCGGCGGTGAGAGTGATCCGCGAGGCCGTTGGCGATACCGAGCGCGAGTGGGCCCAGGAGATCGGCCCGAAGCGGTTCGCCCAGTTGCGCGCCCTGCTGCTCGAGCTCAACGAGCTCTCCTGACGTCCACGGATGCGCGCGGACGGCGGCACCGCGAGAGCGAACGGTCGCCGCCGCGAGCGTGCTCTCGCGGCGGCGGGCGGTCCGTCCGGGAGCGGGCGCGTTGCCCCCGGCCCCTACGGGTGCAGGAGCCGCTCCTTGGCGCGTATGTACCAGGCCTCCTGGGCGTCGAGGGCGAGCTCGCTCCACGTCTCCCCCGCCTCGGCGGCGAGGCGCTCGGCCAGCTCGACGCGCTCGACGAAGCGCCGGTTCGTGCCGCGGAGCGCGAGCTCGGGGTCGACGTTCACGAGGCGGGCGAGGTTGACGGCGGCGAAGAGCAGGTCGCCGATCTCCGCGAACACGGCGGCGTCGGGCTCGGTCTCGGCGGCCGGGCGGCCGCTGCGGTCGAGCTCCAGCTCGAGCTCCGCGAGCTCCTCGCGCACCTTCGCGAGCGGCCCGTCGAGGTCGGGCCAGTCGAAGCCGACCGCAGCGGCGCGGCGCTGCAGCTTGCGCGCGCGCAGCAGGGCGGGGAGCGCCTCCGGGACGTCGTGGAAGACGCCCTCGCGGCCCTCCTGCTCGGTCTTGATCTCCTCCCAGCGCTCGCGCACCCGCCCGGCGCTGGCGGCCTCGGCGTCGCCGAACACGTGAGGATGCCTGCGCACGAGCTTGGCGTGCACGGCGCGGGCGACCTGCTCGAGGTCGCCGTCGCCCTGCTCCTCGAGCAGCAGCGCCAGGAAGTAGGTCTGGAAGAGCAGGTCGCCGAGCTCGTCGCGCAGCTTGGCGGGATCGCCGTCGTTGGCCGCGTCGGCGACCTCGTACGCCTCCTCGACGGTGTGTGGCACGATCGTGCGCGCCGTCTGCTCGCGGTCCCACGGGCACTCACGACGGAGGCGCCGCGTCAGCTCCTGCAGCTCGATCAGCGCCTCGGCGAGCGCCATGCGGCTAGCCGGTCGTCGTCGTGTCGGTCGCGGCCGCGGGCGGGGCGAAGCCCGTCGCGTACGCGACCTTCGAGTCGTACGCCTTCTTCGTGTCGGCCGCCCACTTCTGGATCGACTCGCTCTTCTTCGTCTGCTCGAGCTGGCTCCTGATCTGCGCCCTGACGTCCTTCAACGGCGTCGTCGTGCCGGGCTTGACGTCGGAGATCGGCTGGATCACGTGGTAGCCGAACTGGGTCTTGACCGGGCGCGAGATCTGGTTCTTCGAGAGCAGGAACGCGGTCGAGTCGAACGGAGCCACGGTCTGGCCGCGCGAGATCGTGAGCCTGCCGCCCTGGCTCTTCGAGCCGGGGTCGAGCGAGTACTTCCTGGCGAGCGCGGCGAAGTCGCCGCCGGCCCTGAGCTGGTTGTAGATCCTGTCGGCTTCGGCTTTCGTCTTCACGAGGATGTGGCGCACCTCGCGGCTCTCCGGCACCGCGTACTGCCGCTTGTTCTCGTTGTAGTACTTGACGATGTCGGCGTCGCTGACGACCGCGTCCTTCGTGACCTCGTCGTAGAGCTTCTCGGAGATGAGCTGGGCGTCGATGTCGTCGCGGAACGCCTGGAACGTGTAGCCCTGCTCGGCGAGCTGCTTGTCGAGCTTCTTCTGATCGCCCCCGAAGTACTGCTTGCGCACCTGGTCGATCCGCGCCTCGATCTCCTTGTCGGTGACCGCGAGCTTCATCTTGGCGGCCTCCTTCTGGTACTCGGCGCGCTGAACCAGGAACGCGACGGCCTGGGTCTGCAGCGACTGGTACTCGGCCGTGCCGGCCTTCGGGAAGGCCCGCTTCTGGGAGGTGTACGACTTCTTCGCACGGCCGATCAGCGCTTCCAGGTCAGCCTTGCTGATGACGGTGCCGTCGACGACCGCGACGGCGTCCTTCGGGACCTTGTTGTCGCTGCCGCCACAGCCTGCGGCGACGAGCACGGCGGCGGCGACGAGGAGCGGAAGGGCGATGCGAATCGGCTTCATGGAGAGTGGCTTTCCTGTGCGCGGGACGGGAGGCGGACTCACGATGTATAGATGAGCACGCGTTAATTCGCTGTTGTGGTCTGTTCGGATCCTGCGCGCGCGTCCGCGGAAGACGCCACGTTCATGCGGCCGAACGGGCCGCGACTATAGCATCGGCGAGCCCGAGCGCCCCCTCGAGGTTGTCGGTGCGGAGGGCGATCTCGCGCTTGTGGCCCGTGTAGACGACGGTGTCGGCGAGCTCGCGCAGCGCCCGCAGCTCCTGCGAGCCGAGCACGAGCGGGCCGACCGTCGCACGGCCGCCGCGATAGACGAGGTAGTCGGCGCCGATGCGCGCGAGCTTCAGCTTCGCCTCCTGGATCGCGAACAGGTTCTCGACGGGCTCGGGCAGCGGCCCGTAGCGATCCTCGGTCGCGGCCCGCAGCTCACGCAGCTCGTCGTCGTGCTCGACGAGCGCGAGGCGGCGGTGCAGGTCGATCTTGAGCGCCTCGGAGGCGACGTAGGCGGCGGGGATGAACGCGTCCACGCGCGCGTCGACGCGAACCGGGCGGACGGCGAGGCGCCTCTGCCCGGACAGCTCCGCGACCGCCTCGTTGAGCATCTCGACGTAGAGCTCGAACCCGAGCGCCGCCACGTGCCCGGACTGCTCGGCTCCGAGCAGGTCGCCGGCGCCGCGGATCTCGAGGTCGCGCATCGCGATCTGGAAGCCTGCTCCGAGCTCGGTGTGGTCGGCGAGCGTGGCGAGCCGGGCCCGCGCCTCGGGCGTGAGCTCCGACGCATCGGGGTAGAGGAGGTAGGCGTGCGCGGTCACATCGGAGCGGCCGACGCGTCCACGGATCTGGTAGAGCTGGCTGAGACCGAGCGTGTCCGCACGATCGACGACGAGCGTGTTCGCCTGCGGGATGTCGATGCCCGACTCGATGATCGTGGTCGAGACGAGCACGTCCGCGTCGCCGGCGAGGAACGCGTGCATCCGCTCCTCGAGCTCTCGCTCTCCCATCTGGCCGTGGGCGACGAGGAAGCGCAGGTCGGGGCACAGCTGCTGCAGCTTCGCCTGCACCTCGTCGATCGACTCGACGCGGTTGTGCAGGTAGAAGGACTGGCCGCCGCG encodes:
- a CDS encoding DUF501 domain-containing protein, with translation MDDRDAVTRQLGRAPRAFRRVAARCPWGLPAVTEQEPYDDEGAPFPTTYYLTCRHLVAAVSRIEAAGGVERWSAAAAADARLASDLARATNEQRRIRRALARGREGSDGGASLDSGIAGSRNPARLKCLHAHVAYALANPGYLVGERVLAEITRRWPDGGCCTAEGQRAS
- a CDS encoding FtsB family cell division protein; protein product: MARRRRRVRLLLPLALLVLMGFLYFRPLATYFETRGRLAQRQAEVAALRAQKARLERRLARTTSGEALARDARSMGYVRPGEQLFIVKGIDAWRKQHAAANP
- the pyk gene encoding pyruvate kinase yields the protein MTGHIRRTKIVATIGPASSSPEMIAALIAAGMDGARLNMSHGSHDDHARSAKLVRDAEIASGRPIALIADLQGPKLRVGDLEQPVTLERGDTVVIAGEDAAREGDLPVSPAVLGSVLQVGNDVLIDDGHVKLRVQRVERARARCEVTAGGVVSSHKGVNLPGVPLPIPSLTRKDLDDLEFALELGVDFVALSFVRSASDVKALRTLIEARGSSAYVIAKIEKAEAIASLDDILAESHAVMVARGDLGVEIGAAEVPLLQKRIIARALERGKPVITATQMLESMIHQPEPTRAEASDVANAVLDGTSAVMLSGETAVGEFPTEAVQVMSQIACAVEPSLGYRHEIPHADDEPTIGQAMSNAACDIAEALAATAILVPTFSGKTASAVARLRPRRPIVAITHHVHSLRHMALEWGVTPLEIPVTNDVEDLWTRSLDAARTSGIVAAGDRVVITAGTAVNIPGSTNVIKVDIA
- the eno gene encoding phosphopyruvate hydratase, translating into MTTIVHVHGRQVLDSRGNPTVEVEVGLDSGAFASAAVPSGASTGEHEAVELRDGGEAWGGKAVARAVDHVNGEIADRITGLDARDQRAVDLAMIEIDGTATKARLGANAILGASLATAKAAAADAGVPLYRWIGGANAHVLPVPLMNVVNGGAHAQNSLDFQEFMLVPGGAETFSEALRIGVETYHALEALLKERGLSTSVGDEGGFAPDLGSAYDACAAILDAAERAGHRDKVAIALDPATSELFHDGAYVLERQGGTLDGNGMIDLWADLADRFPIVSIEDGLAENDWATWQTLTDRLGGRLQLVGDDLFVTNVEFLRRGIAEKVGNAILVKVNQIGSLSETLDTIELAQRNGYATIISHRSGETEDATIADLAVATNSGQIKTGAPARSDRTAKYNQLLRIEDQLGAQAAFPGWDAFPRARS
- the merB gene encoding organomercurial lyase, coding for MDERDVELRSLTYRLFVERGRAPAAADVAQEAGVSVDEILSGWRRLHDQHALVLDAASSEILMANPFSAVPTAFRVEADGRSWFANCAWDAFGICAALHVDGRIETACPDCGEPVTVEVRNQRPHDETLLFHVLVPAARWWDDIVFT
- a CDS encoding cupin domain-containing protein translates to MSPTTREEIRIGPVAIRFLVEGDASGGTVAVFECDVPAGAKVPVAHSHDGYEETIYGLHGVLTWTIEGAPVDVGPGEVVCIRRGAVHRFDNNGDGDATVLAIVSPGVLGPGYFRDVAAVVHAAAGGPPDPTDIAVVMRRHGLTAVP
- a CDS encoding MarR family winged helix-turn-helix transcriptional regulator; translation: MLERLHERGFDDLDAAHLNVLQYPGPQGMRPSDLAARLRISKQALNYLLRDLERRGYTERRPDPEDMRSRRIVLTRRGHSAVRVIREAVGDTEREWAQEIGPKRFAQLRALLLELNELS
- the mazG gene encoding nucleoside triphosphate pyrophosphohydrolase — encoded protein: MALAEALIELQELTRRLRRECPWDREQTARTIVPHTVEEAYEVADAANDGDPAKLRDELGDLLFQTYFLALLLEEQGDGDLEQVARAVHAKLVRRHPHVFGDAEAASAGRVRERWEEIKTEQEGREGVFHDVPEALPALLRARKLQRRAAAVGFDWPDLDGPLAKVREELAELELELDRSGRPAAETEPDAAVFAEIGDLLFAAVNLARLVNVDPELALRGTNRRFVERVELAERLAAEAGETWSELALDAQEAWYIRAKERLLHP
- a CDS encoding peptidylprolyl isomerase, which gives rise to MKPIRIALPLLVAAAVLVAAGCGGSDNKVPKDAVAVVDGTVISKADLEALIGRAKKSYTSQKRAFPKAGTAEYQSLQTQAVAFLVQRAEYQKEAAKMKLAVTDKEIEARIDQVRKQYFGGDQKKLDKQLAEQGYTFQAFRDDIDAQLISEKLYDEVTKDAVVSDADIVKYYNENKRQYAVPESREVRHILVKTKAEADRIYNQLRAGGDFAALARKYSLDPGSKSQGGRLTISRGQTVAPFDSTAFLLSKNQISRPVKTQFGYHVIQPISDVKPGTTTPLKDVRAQIRSQLEQTKKSESIQKWAADTKKAYDSKVAYATGFAPPAAATDTTTTG